Proteins from one Mycobacterium adipatum genomic window:
- a CDS encoding TetR/AcrR family transcriptional regulator: MQARLEVSRHACALFWERGVSATSGDDIAAAAGLSTRTIWRYFRTKESCVEPVLSLSAQRFIAQARRWPAELSLAEHMEADMVAHPLTDAELADEVSALRIATMSGEEPALRTAYLMVHDEMERLFVPVVAQRLGLPEGDLTARLCAAAVVGAFRVIDEDVGRRVIVDKETVSQQEALALIDRAVRDATNGRFGGPTSPR; encoded by the coding sequence TTGCAGGCCCGCCTCGAGGTATCACGGCACGCCTGCGCGCTGTTCTGGGAGCGTGGCGTCTCGGCCACCAGCGGGGACGATATCGCCGCCGCGGCAGGGCTTTCCACCCGGACGATCTGGCGGTACTTCCGGACCAAGGAGAGCTGCGTCGAGCCGGTGCTGTCCCTGTCGGCGCAGCGTTTCATCGCCCAGGCCCGGCGCTGGCCGGCAGAACTCTCGCTGGCTGAGCACATGGAGGCGGATATGGTCGCGCATCCACTCACCGACGCGGAGCTTGCCGACGAGGTCAGCGCGCTTCGCATCGCCACCATGTCGGGCGAGGAACCCGCGCTGCGGACGGCCTATCTGATGGTGCACGACGAGATGGAGCGCCTGTTCGTACCGGTGGTCGCCCAGCGACTGGGGTTGCCGGAGGGTGATCTGACCGCACGGCTCTGCGCGGCGGCGGTGGTCGGCGCGTTCCGGGTCATCGACGAGGATGTCGGCCGGCGGGTCATCGTCGACAAGGAGACGGTCAGCCAGCAGGAAGCCCTCGCGCTGATCGACCGCGCCGTGCGCGATGCCACCAACGGACGGTTCGGCGGACCTACTTCCCCGCGTTGA
- a CDS encoding nitrile hydratase accessory protein — protein sequence MKLHQTCTTDQAAPSFDHDWQRRAFGLALALSEFGHYPWSEFQQSLIDTIGAWESAPPPARGEWEYYDHWVAALEHVVDHRKILTAPLITDDGDHAVHDDHH from the coding sequence ATGAAACTCCACCAGACGTGCACCACGGATCAGGCGGCCCCGTCATTCGACCATGATTGGCAGCGAAGGGCTTTCGGGCTCGCCCTGGCACTCTCCGAGTTCGGGCACTACCCGTGGAGTGAATTTCAGCAGAGCCTGATCGACACGATCGGCGCGTGGGAGTCCGCACCGCCTCCCGCCCGTGGGGAGTGGGAGTACTACGACCACTGGGTCGCAGCACTGGAACACGTTGTGGACCATCGGAAAATCCTCACCGCTCCACTAATCACCGACGACGGCGACCACGCTGTCCACGATGACCACCACTGA
- the nthB gene encoding nitrile hydratase subunit beta has product MKLQHYLGGLEGLPAPLTLEKRVFVEEWEKRIFGIHVAMMGLSTHLDSALPAYPISEVPTEFRDEWTWASLRTGAEAMNPFDYFKFRYYEKWLGGISQFFVDQGYVTEQEISALIGDPAPAPVGGDPAIDDQVIAYLRRGDSPRRDIAHPKFSVGDQVCIADLPAGSHTRLPGYLRARTGTVTRIFEGDYGYFVHTGDGIGDPMPIYIVEFTPEELWGVRAEPGANTLYAELFEAYLQPIEEAK; this is encoded by the coding sequence ATGAAACTGCAGCACTACCTGGGCGGGTTGGAAGGCCTACCCGCGCCGCTCACCCTGGAAAAGCGGGTGTTCGTCGAGGAGTGGGAGAAACGGATCTTCGGCATCCACGTCGCGATGATGGGTCTCAGTACGCACCTGGACTCCGCGTTGCCCGCATACCCGATTTCTGAGGTGCCCACCGAGTTCCGGGACGAATGGACCTGGGCCTCGCTGCGCACCGGTGCTGAAGCGATGAATCCGTTCGACTACTTCAAATTCCGCTACTACGAGAAGTGGCTCGGCGGGATCAGCCAGTTCTTCGTCGACCAGGGATACGTGACGGAGCAGGAGATCAGCGCGTTGATCGGGGACCCTGCACCGGCACCGGTCGGCGGAGATCCGGCGATCGACGACCAGGTGATCGCTTATCTCCGCCGCGGAGACAGCCCGCGCCGCGATATCGCCCACCCGAAGTTCTCGGTCGGGGATCAGGTCTGCATCGCCGACCTTCCTGCCGGATCCCATACCCGGCTGCCCGGCTACCTCCGGGCTCGGACTGGCACCGTCACCCGGATCTTCGAGGGCGACTACGGCTACTTCGTGCACACCGGTGACGGTATCGGCGACCCGATGCCGATCTACATCGTGGAGTTCACCCCCGAAGAACTCTGGGGTGTCCGGGCCGAACCGGGCGCCAACACCCTGTACGCCGAACTGTTCGAGGCGTATCTGCAACCCATCGAGGAGGCCAAGTGA
- a CDS encoding GlxA family transcriptional regulator codes for MCHYAERRSRRIAMLMADGVRTLDVTGPLEVFDAARALGHDYSVALYGCGSSSTVRCSSGLALAATPASALTDAVDTVIVFGGESLVHEGVPRDLEQVIAAKVSRARRIAAIGTGTFALGAAGLLDGRRATTHWRHLEAFATRHPTAIVDRESVYSRDGDIWTSAGSAAGIDLALALVADDHGPEVAHEITKELVVLSRRMEGHPQISAAARTPRPKHAGLQRLMATIGVDPAGHYELDTVAAQIGLSPRHLARLFKAQVGMTLRQYVHEVRLENAVGLVLAGESFHAAARRSGLRYGARIRDHLEAHRVVAEPIPNSPLLVDPGGAEAVTVYAG; via the coding sequence ATGTGTCACTACGCCGAACGCCGATCGCGGCGCATCGCGATGCTGATGGCCGACGGTGTCCGCACCTTGGATGTCACCGGCCCACTGGAGGTGTTCGATGCGGCCCGCGCGCTGGGCCACGACTATTCGGTGGCCCTCTACGGCTGCGGGAGTTCCTCGACCGTGCGCTGTTCATCAGGTCTGGCTCTGGCCGCCACCCCGGCCTCGGCGCTAACTGATGCGGTTGACACGGTCATCGTGTTCGGTGGTGAAAGCCTTGTCCACGAGGGTGTTCCGCGAGACCTTGAACAGGTCATCGCGGCCAAGGTATCGCGCGCACGGCGGATCGCCGCGATCGGCACCGGGACGTTCGCCCTGGGCGCGGCCGGCCTGCTCGACGGCCGGCGCGCCACCACCCATTGGCGACACCTGGAGGCGTTCGCCACCCGTCATCCGACCGCCATCGTCGACCGCGAGTCGGTGTACAGCCGCGACGGTGATATCTGGACGTCGGCAGGTTCGGCGGCCGGTATCGACCTGGCTCTCGCCTTGGTGGCAGACGATCACGGACCCGAGGTCGCCCACGAGATCACCAAAGAACTGGTGGTCCTCAGCAGGCGAATGGAAGGTCATCCGCAGATCTCGGCAGCCGCCCGGACACCGCGGCCCAAACATGCCGGACTGCAACGGTTGATGGCGACGATAGGCGTCGATCCGGCCGGCCATTACGAGCTGGATACCGTTGCCGCCCAGATCGGTTTGAGTCCGCGGCACCTGGCTCGACTGTTCAAGGCACAGGTCGGGATGACGCTACGGCAGTATGTGCACGAGGTGCGGCTGGAGAATGCCGTGGGCCTGGTGCTGGCTGGTGAGTCGTTCCACGCCGCGGCACGGCGCAGCGGGCTGCGATACGGTGCCCGCATCCGCGATCACCTGGAGGCCCACCGGGTGGTTGCGGAGCCGATTCCCAATTCTCCGCTACTGGTCGATCCCGGTGGTGCGGAAGCGGTTACGGTATACGCCGGGTGA
- a CDS encoding cellulase family glycosylhydrolase produces the protein MSAPLSRILARWARAGAAIAAALCVLSAQLLFPLTVPAVAAPPTSINTSSASLGMAESNLYFMTVDELATAMQAFEEMGVRQIRIFLPWRAIEASRGAPNWTIADRILDAAADKGIAVVGAVTSTPIWASRNGFWLPNAAPDDPGTYADFMARLAQRYGSGSARPRIAAYEIWNEPNANIGWSPQPNVAGYTALLKAAYTAIKAVEPTATVVGGVLGAGLTFGTWTINPVTYLTQMYASGAQGYFDALSFHPYNSSSSFSAGAPYANTPYRQLLSLRQLMAGAGDGEKKIWTTEYGIPTSSVSGATQAAWITDFATTWSTLDGVGPMFIYSLVDRPNETPWGVFDRNWVAKPAVEAIRAWIAAHPPGGEVISKANGG, from the coding sequence ATGTCCGCCCCCTTGTCACGCATCCTCGCCCGCTGGGCGCGGGCCGGCGCGGCCATCGCGGCCGCGCTGTGTGTGCTGTCCGCGCAGCTTCTCTTTCCGCTGACGGTGCCGGCGGTGGCCGCCCCGCCCACATCCATCAACACGTCGTCGGCGTCCTTGGGGATGGCCGAATCGAATCTGTACTTCATGACCGTCGACGAATTGGCCACGGCCATGCAGGCCTTCGAAGAGATGGGGGTGCGGCAGATCCGGATCTTCCTGCCCTGGCGGGCCATCGAGGCGTCCAGGGGTGCGCCCAACTGGACGATCGCCGACCGGATCCTGGACGCCGCCGCCGACAAGGGCATCGCCGTCGTCGGCGCCGTCACCAGCACCCCGATCTGGGCCTCACGCAACGGATTCTGGCTGCCCAACGCGGCACCCGACGACCCGGGGACCTACGCCGACTTCATGGCCCGACTGGCCCAGCGCTACGGATCCGGCAGCGCACGACCCCGGATCGCGGCCTACGAGATATGGAACGAGCCCAACGCCAATATCGGTTGGTCTCCGCAGCCGAACGTCGCGGGGTACACCGCATTGCTCAAAGCGGCCTACACCGCCATCAAGGCCGTGGAACCCACCGCGACGGTGGTCGGCGGCGTGTTGGGCGCCGGTCTCACGTTCGGGACCTGGACGATCAATCCGGTCACCTATCTGACCCAGATGTACGCGTCCGGTGCCCAGGGATATTTCGACGCGTTGTCGTTCCACCCCTACAACTCGTCCAGCAGTTTCTCGGCGGGCGCGCCGTACGCCAACACCCCTTACCGGCAGCTGCTGTCGCTGCGCCAGCTGATGGCCGGCGCGGGTGACGGCGAGAAGAAGATCTGGACAACGGAATACGGCATACCGACCTCATCGGTCAGCGGGGCGACCCAGGCCGCCTGGATCACCGATTTCGCCACCACCTGGTCCACCCTGGATGGGGTCGGCCCGATGTTCATCTACTCACTGGTCGATCGGCCGAACGAGACACCGTGGGGAGTGTTCGACCGGAATTGGGTCGCCAAACCAGCGGTGGAGGCGATCCGGGCCTGGATCGCCGCACACCCACCCGGCGGGGAGGTCATCTCAAAGGCGAACGGGGGATGA
- a CDS encoding GlxA family transcriptional regulator, with protein MADDEPSRERAPARTVVFALYNKVTLQDVAAPLEIFARANDFGANYHVLLASPNGESVGTTAYARLDVNLALADVPATIDTLLVPGGVPADFAFTPGLHDIPEEPTPDTVPDALEMVRRLAPRARRVASVCTGAFVLAALGLLEGRRATTHWAHCQTLARRYPHVRVDPDSLFVQDGPFITGAGITAGIDLALALVESDYGPAVARRVARWMVVFLQRPGGQAQFSVWAESALPVSGGLRDIVDSVIGDPGADHSIASMAIKAAVSERHLARMFHEQIGMTPARFVEQARLEAAKVLLATGDQSQDTIARRAGFGTTDTMRRTFRRNLGVSPGVYRNRFRTTGIDQ; from the coding sequence GTGGCCGACGACGAACCCAGCCGGGAGAGGGCTCCAGCACGGACCGTCGTGTTCGCCCTGTACAACAAGGTGACTCTGCAGGACGTCGCAGCGCCCTTGGAAATCTTCGCCCGCGCCAACGACTTCGGGGCGAACTACCACGTTCTGCTGGCCTCGCCGAACGGCGAGTCGGTGGGGACGACGGCTTACGCACGGCTGGACGTGAACCTGGCGCTGGCCGATGTGCCCGCAACGATCGACACATTGCTGGTGCCCGGCGGTGTCCCGGCGGATTTCGCATTCACTCCGGGCCTGCACGACATTCCGGAAGAGCCGACACCGGATACGGTGCCGGACGCGCTGGAAATGGTGCGCCGGCTCGCGCCCCGGGCCCGTCGGGTGGCTTCGGTGTGCACCGGCGCCTTCGTGCTGGCCGCCCTCGGGCTGCTGGAGGGGCGGCGCGCGACCACTCATTGGGCGCACTGCCAGACACTGGCGCGCCGTTATCCCCATGTCCGGGTGGACCCGGACTCACTGTTCGTCCAGGATGGACCGTTTATCACGGGAGCCGGCATCACCGCCGGGATAGACCTGGCGCTGGCGCTGGTCGAAAGCGACTACGGTCCGGCCGTCGCACGCAGGGTGGCACGCTGGATGGTGGTCTTCCTCCAACGCCCCGGTGGCCAAGCACAATTCAGCGTGTGGGCGGAATCGGCGCTACCGGTTTCGGGTGGCCTGCGCGATATCGTCGACTCGGTGATCGGCGATCCCGGCGCGGACCACTCCATTGCATCCATGGCGATCAAGGCGGCCGTGAGCGAGCGCCACCTCGCCCGGATGTTCCACGAGCAGATCGGGATGACACCGGCGCGATTCGTCGAACAGGCCCGGCTGGAGGCCGCCAAAGTGCTACTGGCAACCGGCGATCAGAGCCAGGACACCATTGCCCGGCGCGCCGGGTTCGGGACCACCGACACCATGCGACGGACGTTCCGGCGCAACCTGGGTGTATCACCCGGCGTATACCGTAACCGCTTCCGCACCACCGGGATCGACCAGTAG
- the nthA gene encoding nitrile hydratase subunit alpha, producing the protein MSEQFAYPSDREQSSADRVAALERLLIEKGVITGETVDKVLAYFESEMTPLNGQKIVVKAWTDPDFAARVVVDTPAALSELDLPEGMAGAEGEHLQAVANEPGVHNLVICTLCSCFPWPVLGLPPYWYKDPVFRARAAREPRTVLTEVGVQLADDTEIKVWDSSGHSRWFVIPERPAGTEHFTEKELMSLVTTESMMGVALAGQPV; encoded by the coding sequence GTGAGCGAGCAGTTTGCGTACCCGTCCGACCGTGAGCAGTCCAGCGCCGATCGGGTCGCCGCCCTGGAGCGGCTGCTGATCGAGAAGGGGGTGATCACCGGCGAGACCGTCGACAAGGTACTGGCCTACTTCGAATCCGAGATGACCCCGCTGAACGGACAGAAGATCGTCGTGAAGGCCTGGACCGACCCGGATTTCGCGGCCCGCGTCGTTGTCGATACCCCGGCCGCGCTGTCCGAGCTGGACCTGCCCGAAGGCATGGCTGGAGCCGAAGGCGAGCATCTGCAGGCGGTGGCCAACGAACCCGGCGTGCACAACCTGGTCATCTGCACACTGTGCTCGTGCTTTCCATGGCCGGTACTCGGACTGCCGCCGTACTGGTACAAGGATCCGGTGTTCCGGGCGCGTGCTGCCCGGGAACCGCGCACGGTGCTCACCGAGGTCGGGGTGCAGTTGGCTGATGACACCGAGATCAAGGTGTGGGACTCCAGCGGGCACTCCCGGTGGTTCGTCATTCCCGAAAGGCCAGCCGGTACCGAGCATTTCACTGAGAAGGAGCTGATGAGTCTGGTCACCACGGAGTCGATGATGGGCGTGGCACTGGCGGGACAACCGGTATGA
- a CDS encoding phospholipase D-like domain-containing protein, which yields MASTADRILVAGRTCWQVPTADRFAVIIDGADYLRHVKAAMLRAQRRIILVGWDFDAGTTFEQGQTTLPGPNQLGAFLYWLLWKRAGLQIYVLKSNLRLLPLFDDLWYGITPVSLLNRFSGRRIRFAVDGAHPAGAVHHQKIIVIDDAVAFCGGIDLTIGRWDTSDHLDDNPLRTAYGPRHEVATAMDGAAAGALGELARDRWRAATGQNMPALDVAHSPWPRGLEPQLRDVEVGIARTLPALPENDEVREVEALNLAAIEAAEHTIYLENQYLASRTLVEALIRRLGERGGPEIVIILPRRSESALEIQSMDSARSALIAELWSADTHGHLGIYWPVTGNGTPIYVHSKVIVVDDRLLRIGSSNLNNRSMGFDSECDVAIEADSDAGRELIAQIRRVLISEHLGVPVADFYAAVPDNGSFLTAVETLRGDGRTLEPMTADVVADEAGPLAENDLMDPDHVPSSLTGSVRRLLNELAGWQ from the coding sequence ATGGCGAGCACGGCGGACCGGATACTGGTCGCGGGCCGAACCTGCTGGCAGGTGCCCACCGCGGACCGTTTCGCCGTCATCATCGACGGCGCGGACTACCTGCGGCATGTCAAGGCGGCGATGTTGCGCGCCCAGCGCCGGATCATCCTCGTCGGATGGGACTTCGACGCGGGCACCACGTTCGAACAGGGCCAGACCACGCTGCCCGGGCCCAACCAACTGGGGGCGTTTCTCTACTGGTTGCTGTGGAAGCGCGCCGGGCTGCAGATCTACGTGCTGAAATCCAACCTGCGGCTGCTGCCGCTGTTCGACGATCTGTGGTACGGAATCACGCCGGTCTCGCTCTTGAATCGCTTCAGCGGCAGGAGAATCCGCTTCGCGGTCGACGGTGCGCACCCCGCCGGGGCGGTCCATCACCAGAAGATCATCGTCATCGATGACGCGGTCGCGTTCTGTGGCGGCATCGATCTGACCATCGGGCGCTGGGACACCTCGGATCACCTCGATGACAACCCGCTACGCACCGCCTACGGTCCTCGGCACGAGGTCGCCACCGCGATGGACGGCGCCGCTGCCGGTGCGCTCGGCGAGTTGGCGAGGGATCGCTGGCGAGCGGCCACCGGGCAGAACATGCCCGCACTGGATGTCGCGCACTCGCCGTGGCCGCGCGGACTGGAACCGCAGCTGCGCGACGTCGAGGTGGGGATCGCCCGCACCCTTCCCGCGCTCCCGGAAAACGACGAGGTGCGTGAGGTGGAGGCGCTGAACCTGGCGGCCATCGAAGCCGCCGAACACACCATCTATCTGGAGAATCAGTACCTTGCTTCGCGCACGCTGGTCGAGGCGCTGATCCGGCGTCTGGGTGAGCGTGGCGGCCCGGAAATCGTCATCATCCTGCCGCGCCGCTCGGAAAGCGCACTGGAGATCCAGTCGATGGACAGCGCCCGCAGCGCGCTGATCGCCGAATTGTGGTCGGCCGACACCCACGGTCACCTGGGCATCTACTGGCCGGTGACCGGGAACGGGACACCGATCTACGTCCACTCCAAGGTCATCGTGGTCGACGACCGCCTGCTCCGGATCGGATCGTCGAACCTCAACAACCGGTCCATGGGCTTCGACAGCGAATGTGACGTCGCCATCGAGGCCGATTCCGACGCCGGACGCGAGCTCATCGCGCAGATCCGGCGGGTACTGATCAGTGAGCACCTCGGTGTTCCAGTCGCGGACTTCTACGCCGCGGTGCCCGACAACGGGTCATTCCTGACGGCGGTGGAGACACTGCGCGGTGACGGCCGCACGCTCGAACCGATGACGGCCGACGTTGTGGCCGACGAAGCGGGTCCGCTGGCGGAGAATGACCTGATGGATCCCGATCATGTGCCGAGTTCGCTGACCGGCAGCGTGCGCCGGCTACTCAACGAGCTGGCCGGGTGGCAATGA
- a CDS encoding DUF1097 domain-containing protein produces MDSRSALTLSIGVLGGVAVALTATVITVPIWVVFLAWASFFFVGGGTAGWVRSVASNLAGVVIAAASLYAAHLLGGSLTATAIAVGVGSAVMVQASWIGLLSTTPAVVVGFASTVSTVAGTGQLVTATTISHPGLVAACACVLGATFGIASELLADVMTRTAPAGRTGTEGAPA; encoded by the coding sequence ATGGATTCACGATCAGCTCTGACACTGAGCATCGGTGTGCTCGGCGGGGTCGCGGTGGCGCTCACCGCGACCGTGATCACCGTCCCCATCTGGGTGGTGTTCCTGGCCTGGGCTTCCTTCTTCTTCGTGGGCGGAGGGACCGCCGGGTGGGTGCGCTCGGTGGCCTCGAATCTGGCAGGTGTCGTCATCGCCGCCGCAAGCCTGTACGCCGCGCACCTTCTCGGTGGCAGCCTGACCGCCACCGCGATCGCCGTCGGCGTCGGAAGTGCGGTGATGGTGCAGGCATCCTGGATCGGATTGCTCTCCACGACACCGGCCGTGGTGGTGGGCTTCGCCTCCACCGTGTCGACCGTGGCGGGCACCGGCCAGTTGGTCACCGCAACCACGATCTCCCATCCAGGACTCGTGGCGGCGTGCGCCTGCGTACTGGGTGCCACGTTCGGGATCGCCTCGGAGTTACTGGCCGATGTCATGACACGTACGGCTCCGGCCGGCCGTACCGGAACGGAAGGTGCACCCGCATGA
- a CDS encoding glycoside hydrolase family 6 protein: protein MPFRDWRCTLRRTNFPRVKSSVAGTAARWLAPFLAVAAVVAGVASPVPAPRIQLASEANPLIGKPFYVDPISKAMRAAQSAPSPQLEYVANTPQAYWLDQAFPASSVGGTVSKLVGAAQAAGATPVLSIYALPHRDCYSYAAGGFGSADGYRAWIDAISAGLGGAPAAIILEPDALAMADCLTADQRAERFDLIRYAVDTLTRDPAAAVYIDAGHSRWVSADKMAAMLNDVGIARAQGFALNTTNYYTTEEQMGYGDAISAMTGGSHYVIDTSRNGLGPESDSDTAWCNPKGRALGVPPTTATGNPNVDAFLWVKRVGESDGSCGRGEPGAGTFVNQYAIDLALNAGK from the coding sequence CTGCCGTTTCGCGATTGGCGTTGCACATTGAGGCGCACTAACTTTCCTAGGGTGAAGTCTTCCGTTGCTGGCACCGCCGCGCGGTGGCTGGCCCCCTTCCTCGCCGTCGCGGCCGTCGTCGCAGGCGTTGCGTCCCCGGTTCCGGCCCCGCGGATCCAGTTGGCCAGTGAGGCCAACCCGCTGATCGGTAAGCCCTTCTACGTCGACCCGATCTCCAAGGCGATGCGGGCCGCGCAGAGCGCGCCGAGCCCACAACTCGAGTACGTCGCCAACACACCGCAGGCCTACTGGCTGGATCAGGCGTTCCCGGCGTCCAGCGTCGGGGGCACGGTGAGCAAGCTCGTCGGCGCCGCCCAGGCCGCCGGCGCCACACCGGTGCTGTCGATCTATGCGCTGCCGCATCGCGACTGCTACAGCTACGCCGCCGGCGGCTTCGGCTCCGCCGACGGTTACCGGGCTTGGATCGACGCCATCTCGGCTGGTCTGGGCGGCGCGCCCGCGGCGATCATCCTGGAGCCCGATGCGCTGGCGATGGCCGACTGTCTGACCGCCGACCAGCGTGCCGAACGCTTCGACCTGATCCGCTACGCGGTCGACACCCTGACCCGCGACCCGGCCGCCGCGGTGTACATCGACGCCGGGCACTCGCGCTGGGTGAGTGCGGACAAGATGGCCGCGATGCTCAACGATGTCGGCATCGCCCGCGCGCAGGGGTTCGCCCTGAACACCACGAACTACTACACCACCGAAGAGCAGATGGGCTACGGCGATGCCATCTCCGCCATGACCGGTGGCTCGCACTACGTCATCGACACCTCACGCAACGGCCTCGGTCCCGAAAGCGACAGCGACACCGCGTGGTGCAACCCCAAGGGCCGGGCGCTGGGTGTGCCGCCGACGACGGCCACCGGAAATCCGAACGTCGATGCGTTCCTGTGGGTCAAACGCGTCGGTGAGTCCGACGGGTCGTGCGGGCGCGGCGAGCCCGGCGCGGGCACGTTCGTCAACCAGTACGCGATCGATCTGGCGCTCAACGCGGGGAAGTAG
- a CDS encoding ClC family H(+)/Cl(-) exchange transporter codes for MKSGTVWICTVAVLAGIVIGFVGGAFRWCLQLADRGRVELVDWSHHLPGPGWLVPIAVAAAGATLAALVVRWMPLAAGSGIQHVEAVYRGAARPPGLLLLPAKFVGGVLAIGSGLVLGREGPTVHMGAAIGAQAARYGGLSDPDVRMMQTALGGAGLAVAFNAPIGGALFTIEEATKSVRLKTVLATLCATATAVACARLILGDRPDFLVDPVAPLSTVWIPVFVVFGLITGCLGAFYSRLVLSMLDAVAAVPRIPAVAKASIIGAIVGLMAFVDPHAVGGGDALTQLIVGGGALALPLALGYLAVRVFAGPLSYAAAVPGGLFAPLLAVGALWGVLFVGVLNLLWPNDGHSLAVPMAIVGMAAFFGAVVRAPLTAVVLVIEMTGITALAVPMLAATAAAVLTAELLKSPPIYDSLRERMQPDGNRDTLYSDERRNRGGQ; via the coding sequence GTGAAGTCGGGCACCGTCTGGATCTGCACCGTCGCGGTCCTGGCCGGCATCGTGATCGGCTTCGTCGGCGGCGCCTTTCGGTGGTGCCTGCAGCTCGCTGACCGCGGGCGGGTCGAGCTGGTCGACTGGTCGCACCACCTACCGGGGCCCGGCTGGCTGGTCCCGATCGCGGTGGCCGCCGCCGGAGCGACGCTGGCGGCCCTGGTGGTCCGCTGGATGCCGCTGGCGGCGGGCAGCGGCATCCAACATGTCGAGGCCGTCTACCGCGGCGCGGCGCGTCCGCCCGGGCTCCTGCTGCTGCCGGCCAAGTTCGTCGGTGGTGTGCTGGCCATCGGCTCGGGCTTGGTGCTGGGCAGGGAAGGCCCGACGGTGCACATGGGGGCGGCGATCGGAGCGCAGGCGGCGCGGTATGGCGGTCTGTCCGATCCCGACGTCCGCATGATGCAGACGGCCCTCGGTGGTGCCGGGCTGGCGGTGGCGTTCAACGCGCCGATCGGCGGGGCGCTGTTCACCATCGAAGAGGCGACCAAATCCGTACGGCTCAAAACGGTGCTGGCGACGCTGTGCGCCACCGCGACCGCGGTGGCCTGTGCCCGGCTGATCCTCGGCGATCGGCCGGACTTCCTGGTCGATCCGGTCGCGCCGCTGTCGACGGTGTGGATCCCGGTGTTCGTCGTGTTCGGTCTGATCACCGGATGCCTCGGTGCGTTCTACAGCCGACTCGTTCTGAGCATGCTCGACGCCGTCGCAGCGGTGCCCAGGATCCCAGCGGTTGCCAAGGCCTCGATCATCGGCGCCATCGTCGGGTTGATGGCCTTTGTGGATCCGCATGCCGTCGGTGGGGGCGATGCCCTGACCCAGTTGATCGTCGGAGGCGGGGCGTTGGCGTTGCCGTTGGCGCTGGGGTATTTGGCGGTCCGCGTGTTCGCGGGGCCGTTGTCCTACGCGGCCGCGGTTCCCGGCGGGCTGTTCGCTCCGCTGCTGGCCGTCGGGGCACTGTGGGGGGTGCTGTTCGTCGGTGTGCTGAATCTCCTGTGGCCCAACGACGGTCACTCGCTTGCCGTGCCGATGGCGATCGTCGGGATGGCGGCGTTCTTCGGTGCGGTCGTGCGCGCACCGCTGACGGCGGTGGTGCTGGTGATCGAGATGACGGGGATCACCGCGCTGGCCGTGCCGATGCTGGCCGCCACCGCGGCAGCGGTGCTGACCGCCGAACTGCTGAAATCGCCGCCCATCTATGACAGCCTGCGTGAGCGGATGCAACCTGACGGAAACAGGGACACGCTATATTCGGACGAGCGCCGAAACCGCGGGGGTCAGTGA
- a CDS encoding TetR/AcrR family transcriptional regulator C-terminal domain-containing protein: protein MATGGPKESAGALRRRRGRPPRIDRARIVEAARAIAPQDLTMQAVADALGVDRSSLNYYVGDRVGLLELIVTDLFEAELRDFVLPDDAAWADVLRAYGKAVHRGVVHLQATATHVQLRGTYSLALAERVLGALTAAGFTVAEGGHILSLVSGVAYTAARDLLGGDQSRSQHTSEVTRILADAPAGQFALLGEVIADRAVAGTADDFDFSLDVVIDGLRLRLDRKG from the coding sequence ATGGCGACGGGCGGTCCGAAAGAGTCAGCGGGAGCGCTGCGTCGTCGGCGCGGACGCCCGCCCCGTATCGACCGGGCCCGCATCGTGGAGGCGGCCCGGGCCATCGCGCCACAGGATCTGACCATGCAGGCGGTCGCGGACGCCCTCGGCGTGGACCGCAGCTCGCTGAACTACTACGTCGGTGACCGCGTCGGGCTGCTCGAGCTGATCGTGACCGACCTGTTCGAAGCGGAGCTGCGGGACTTCGTGCTACCCGACGACGCCGCGTGGGCCGACGTGCTGCGTGCCTACGGCAAGGCCGTGCACCGGGGCGTCGTGCACCTGCAGGCGACCGCCACGCATGTCCAGCTGCGCGGGACATACAGCCTGGCGCTGGCCGAACGGGTGCTGGGAGCGCTGACGGCGGCCGGCTTCACCGTCGCCGAGGGCGGGCACATCCTGTCGCTGGTGTCCGGGGTGGCCTACACCGCCGCGCGCGATCTCTTGGGCGGAGATCAGTCCAGGAGTCAGCACACCTCCGAGGTGACCCGGATCCTCGCTGACGCGCCGGCCGGTCAGTTCGCGCTGCTCGGAGAGGTCATCGCCGACCGCGCCGTCGCGGGCACCGCCGATGATTTCGACTTCAGTCTCGACGTGGTGATCGACGGGTTGCGACTACGGCTCGACCGCAAAGGCTGA